In Streptomyces qaidamensis, one DNA window encodes the following:
- a CDS encoding nitroreductase/quinone reductase family protein has translation MSRRTDLRFRATTAVQRRLNPLLRRLPLQTVLETTGRVSGLPRRTPVGGRRVGDSFWLVSEFGARSQYVRNITADPRVRVRIRGRWYEGTAHLMPQDDPVARLRGLPRVNSLGVRALGTNLLTVRVDLDA, from the coding sequence ATGTCCCGCCGCACCGACCTGAGGTTCCGCGCGACCACCGCCGTCCAGCGCCGCCTCAACCCGCTCCTGCGCCGCCTTCCCCTCCAGACGGTCCTGGAGACGACTGGCCGCGTCTCCGGACTGCCCCGTCGGACGCCGGTGGGCGGGCGCCGTGTCGGCGACTCCTTCTGGCTGGTGTCGGAGTTCGGCGCACGGTCACAGTACGTGCGCAACATCACGGCGGATCCGCGGGTGCGGGTAAGGATCCGCGGGCGCTGGTACGAGGGGACCGCCCATCTGATGCCGCAGGACGATCCGGTGGCGCGACTGCGGGGGCTGCCCCGGGTCAACAGCCTGGGGGTGCGGGCGCTCGGGACGAACCTGCTGACGGTGCGGGTGGACCTGGACGCCTGA